The window TCTATGCTATAATTCAATACAAGTCGAACTGGAGAGGTGTATTCCTTGAAGATCATACCGGGATACGTTGAACTTGTAGAGATTCTAATGGCATGTGGGTTTGCAGATAGAAAGAGTTATTTTAATGCTGTGTCTCATGATCTTGGATTGGATTTCGAGCCTGGAAGAGAACTTGGGGAATTCCTTGATCGGGTCAACAGTAGCGAAAACTGGTCGATAAGGATGGCGGTCGATGTCTTCTCTGAGATTAAAGACAGCGTCATCTTCTTCTGCGATTTTCCGGATGAACCTGGGCGAGAGATACCCCTTGAGGATTCTATCGAAAGTCTTGCAAATAATTTTGAAGATAGAGCCAGCTGCGTTGTTGCTAGTATAATGTTGAACAATCTAAATCTCTCTCAAGAGGACGCTAACAAGACACTTCAGGGAGACCTGAGCATTGTCTCCGAGGCTGTTGAAAAGGCAGAAGATCTTTCAGAAAACACAACGTGGTTTATCACCCAATTGATAAAGTTTCCAAGACAGTCAAAGGAAATCCTTCTCTTCGCGCTGGGCGAACTGAAGAAATACTATGATCAATCTGGCTTAAGAAAAAGGAATCGTGACAAGGTTGTTGAAAGGCTGAAAATATTCAAAGCCGAGGAGTATGAGGAAGTAGCAGAGGATTTTCTTGAATTCTACGGAATTAAGGCAAGGGAGGACCTACCCCTTCACTTGCTTTTTCAGAATACTCTGAAGTATTCGGGACTCAAGTTTTCTAGCGTATGCAATATCCAGCTCATAGTTTTCAGTGAGCACTTTAAGCAAATTGGAGAGATTATGAATCCCGTAATAACTGACAACACCCTCAGACTGTTTCTAAGAAATCTATCAGATCAGACAAAAATGCAGATCTTGAAAGCCATATCCGAAGATTCGAAATATGTGGATGAGCTGGCCAAGCTTGTTGGCCTGTCAAAAGCGACTATTTCATACCATCTGTCAACGTTAGCAGAACTCGCACTCGTCACTAGCCGTAAAGACCACCGACGTGTGTATTTCTCATTGAATAAAGAGCGTCTCGAAAAGATACTCAGAAGGCTTGAGATGCTTTACGATGAAGGTGAAAGTTGATGGAGATGATAACCGGCTATTTCGAAATATACGACTTAACAATGGCCATTCAGTTTTCGCTTAACACAGGCCCTGTCGAGAAAGTGCTTAAGACATTGGGAGTAGACTACGAACCTGCTACCCAGCTAATGGAATTCCGGGAACTGCTGCTGAAGGACGTAGAATGGTCTACAAGAATGTACACAACCTTTATGAACGAGCTAGGTGTAATGGCTCCAATTCTCTTTCCGATAAGGCAGAAACTTCAGGACGGAATGATTGTAAAGATTGAGGAGAGCTTGAACGTAAAGGATGAAGGACTTGAGTTAATAAAGGATCGCTTCATTCAGGTCTTTGCTGATAGAAGGCTAAAGATTTCTCACCATGATCTGAAAAAAATGATACTTGAGGAACCTCAGAAGGTTTCGAAGGCGGTTGAGGTAATCGGTGGCACAAGTGCAGATACGATATGGTTCATCAATCAATTACTTTTCTTTCCAAAGACCGCAATGGATTTTCTTTCTTCTAACACACTTAGAATTCTTGATTACTATGAACGTAGCGGGTTGAGAGAGTTGAATATGGATCTTGTTAAAGGTTACATAGAGAGCAATTCACCGCAGAAAGTCAAAGACGCTTTTTTGAACTTCCTCGACTACTACGGCATTACTCTTAATGAGAGCAAGCCTCTATACATAACGCTTCAAAATTCAGTGCCTCACACAAACTCTGGTCTGATGACTTATCCAACCTTTCACCTCTTAATAATGGGTCTTGAAGAGGTTACAGAAGACTTTTCAGGGAGAATTCCAGAAGAAGTTAGGTTAAGAAGCCTTTTGAAAGTGTTGTCAGATGAGACGAGATTCAAGATTCTGAAGAGGCTGAGCAAGGAGCCAGCCCTGCAAAAAGATCTGGTTGAATTCACTGGTCTGGCCAAGTCAACGATTTCTTACCATATGGGGCTTCTTTTCAAATCATCGTTGATCGATATAGACCCATTTAGTAGCATAATCTGTGTGCGAAGAGAGACCATAGGCAGGGCAGTAGCAGACATTAGAAATCTGTTGAACGTAAAGGAGAAGAAATGATTAGAGCAACAATATTCGATATGGATGGAGTGATTATCGATTCGGAGAAGATCTATAGAAAAGCTTGCACGCAGCTTGTAAATGAGCTTGGTGGAAAAATCAGCGTCGAGTTGTTTGAGAGACAGATGGGTCTAAAGATGACTGAAACCCAGAAAGTTGTTGTCCAGACTGCGGGGCTTGAAATTGAACCTGAAGAGTTCGGCAGGAGATACATGGAAAGATATTTGAAACTCGCCAGAGAGTCATTGGTCCCTAATCCCGGATTAGTGAACCTTCTTGATTTCCTTTCGGAAAAGGTAGGGCTGGCTATAGCATCGTCTACAGAGAAAGCGGCAGTTGAGGAACTCATGAAGAAGATTGGTGTGCTAGACTACTTCGAAATAATTGTGGGTGGCGATGAAGTGGATGAATCAAAGCCCTCACCTATGATCTATCTTAGAGCCTCGGAGCTCCTGGGAGTTAATCCTGAAGAGTGCATAGTCATTGAAGACTCGCCAAATGGTATAAAGAGTGGTATTGGGGCTGGAATGGAAGTGCTTGGAGTTAGACACGGAGAGAACGTTCACCTTGATCTGTCAGCTTCAAGTCATGTATTTGATGATCTCTACGGAGTCAAGAAGTACCTTGAAACGCTTCTGAACGGCAAGGCTTAATCGAAAAGAATACCTTCCAACCGCTTCAGATTCCTTATCTCAACTGTACTTCTGTCAGGCATAGAAATGATTCCGTCTCTCTGTAACTCAGAGAAATTTCTGGATACTACCTCTCTTGTTGATCCCATGAGGTTTGCTAGCGTCTTTTTTGAGCATGGAAGCTTAAAGATATGAGTTTCCTTCTCCAGAGATAGTTCCAGCAGATAACTGGCGATCTTCTTCTTTACGGTTGCCAGTGAAAGCATCTCAATGATACCCGAAAGGTTTAGAGTCTTTTCAGAAATGCTTCTCAGATACGATAGCAGAAAACGCTGGTTTTTGAAGGAGCTTAGAAGTACTTCCTTCGGGATATTAAGAATCTCCGAGTCTTCTTCCGACACTACGTGTGAAGCATATCTTCTTCCAGCAAATACGAGAGCTTCGCCAAACACCTCTCCTTTCTCAAGGTGTTTGATGATCTGTTCCTGGCCAGAAGGAAGTAGCTTCGATATCCTCAATTTGCCTTTGAGAACTATGCTAAGCGAATCGCATCTGTCTTCTGGCGTATAGATGATTTGATTGCTCAGATAAGTTATTGTCCGTGAACCCGAAAGTATTTCTTCTCTTTCCTGAAAAGTCAGATCTCTGAAGAAATCAACAGAATGCAGCATCTATTCACCAACTCTGTACCAGTATTGGTATTCCTCATGAAAACCAATCTTCGAATAAAGGGATATGGCACTTATATTCGGTTCATCGACTTGAAGATAAGCGATCTTTGCGCCTCTTTTCCTCCCAACTTCCAGGAGCTTTTCAGTCATTTCTCTTCCATATCCTTTTCGCCTTTCGGTCTCTCTCACAGCTATTCCAAATAGCCCCAAAAAAGCACTTTGGATTACGGCAAAACCGCAACCGACAAATTCTCTTTTCTTTTTCAGAAGCACAAACGTGCTTTTTGGAGGGAGCAATGTTAACAGTCTTTTTGCCAATACTTGATTTTCTCTTGCCCTTCTATTGAGTGAGAAAAATAGTTCAAGCCATCTGTCTTCTGGACTGGAAAGGACATCCAGATCGGAAAGATCACAAGGCTGACCAGCAATTATCTTTGTCATTACAAGAGCCCGATCCTTTTCTTCAAATCCTAGTTCTCCTAGTACATTATCGAGACAAGCTGGTTTTGAATCTGATGTGAGTTTGAACATCGGAGGCAGCCCTCTTGAATTATAGAAATTCTTAACCTCTTCAATCTTGCAGTTCAACGCTTCGAAAGTCTCATATAGTGGATACACTGAGTTTGCCCTATTTGTATATCCGCCTGCGCATCTTATTATCCAGCCATCTCTAAACCTAGAATCAATCGCGGGCCACGAATTAAGAGAAATCTCTTCAAACATTCGAATTCTCGACATAGTGCCTCCGATCTGTATTTTTCCTTACTGAATTCCCCAATTGAACCATTTGAATTACTTGGATGGTTCAAGTGGCGAAAACCTCCATCTTTCCTCTTGATAGACGTTTTCAAGTAGCTCTCATCAGCATCATACTACAACTCACTATGAAGTTTTCACAATAAGAGCTGTAAAAGGTGCGAATTGATTGCAGAAAGGCAATCGTCTTCCGGGAATTCAACCTTTGTTGCCCCTTTGTGTCTAGACTTGACGAATTGACAGTCAATTTGTCTGACTCACTTTAGATTCCCAAGCGACTTTCCCTCAACAAGTTCAATTCTTCAGTCTTTCTTTTCAAGAAATCTACTGACACTTTCGACAATTGGTTCAATTGCCTTCCTGCTGGTGAAATCAACCGCAATCCTGTATGCTGCAAGCATACCCTTCTCATCATCGGTTAGTTCTTCTCCTCGTTTCTTCTTAGCCTCCAGTTTCATCTTCAACATGGACATAAGGATCTTGTCTCTGAGCTTCAACTTCTTGAAGTCAAAACCTCCCCTCAGATGATAGAATTCCACGAAGCTAGCCATTTCTAGGGAAAAATTCTTCGTCTTGATATCTTCAATTACTTCGGGCTTTGCCGGAGACGCACCGACAGAGAAGACGATCACTTTTTTATTCTTGAGAGTCTCTATGCTCTTTCTAATTCTTGGCAGTCCAATGATGCCTGTGGCGTATAACGATCCCCCATAGACAATAACGTCGTAATTATGGAGATTATCAGGATTGAAGTCATCAACGTTAAAAATTTCTGCTCCAACTTCTTCGGCAATCCAGGTTGCATACTTTTTTGAATTTCCATACTTGGTCTTGTATAGCACAACTACTTCTGACACATTATTCCTCCCTTATGACTTGCATAGATATGCCTATTAATTTTAGCAGTAGATTTCACTGTTGGCTCATCAATGCAAATCTCAAACTGATTCCCCGAACTTCAGACTCCGAGGAGGGCTTCATTCTAACAGTTATCGCTTGGAAACTTGTTATCTAGAGGATTCTAATGTAGAATTGAGACGCTTACCTTACTAAGGAGGCTTGCGATGATTCGAAAATTCATAGCCTACTATCGGCCACATCTAAGGCTATTCATACTTGATATGGCTTGTGCTTTCATGATTGCGGGAATTGATCTGGTATTTCCCAGGTTCACTACATTAGCGCTCGATAACTATATACCTTCCGGGAATATGAGAGGGATTGTCATTATCGCAGTAGTTATGGCGCTGCTCTTTGTTCTGAGAGCCGTTTTCAACTATGTGGTCAACTATTGGGGTCATGTTGTGGGGGTAAGAATGGAATACAACATGAGGAAGGATATCTTTTCTCATCTTCAAACGTTGTCCTTTAGCTATTTTGACAAAGTCAGAACCGGAAAGATTATGTCTAGGATAGTGAACGATCTGCGAGAAATTACGGAACTTGCGCACCATGGTCCTGAGGATCTCTTCATTTCGACTGTTACTTTGGTTGGAGCTTTCTTGATCTTAATGCAGAATGACTGGAGGTTAACTCTAGTTGTTTTTGCCTATATTCCTTTCATGATCTGGTATGGCGTCAAGAAGAGACAAAAGATGGCAAAGGCATTCAGATTAGTGAGGAAGAAAATAGCCAACGTCAACGCACAGCTCGAAAACAGCATTTCAGGAATTAGAGTAGCTCAGTCATTTACCAATGAGGAGTTCGAAAAAAACAAGTTCGATCTTGGGAACCAGGAGTTCAAAGAATCAAGGCAGTTCGCTTTCAAATCGATGGCAGAAATGACTACCGGTATAGATCTGATGATGAACATGCTCAAAGTAACTGTTCTTGCATTTGGAGGTTACCTGACTTATTCTGGTGAGATAACTGTTGGAGGTTTTGTTGCCTACTTTCTCTACGTTGATCTTTTTCTGCAGCCGATAAGGAGACTTATGCAATTTGCACAGCAATATGAAGACGGCATGTCTGGTTTTGAGAGGTTCGTGGAGATAATGGAGACTAAGTCCAGCATCACTGATTCTCCCGATGCGATTGAGTTAACCGATGCCAAGGGAGATATCAGAGTAGAAGAAGTATCTTTTGCATATGAGGGCGGAGTGAACGTCCTTTCCAATATTAGCCTCCATATTCCTGCAGGAAAAATGGTCGCTCTTGTCGGACCTTCAGGAGGAGGAAAGACAACGCTTTGTCACCTGATTCCAAGGTTCTATGATGTCACGAGCGGAAAGATTACTATAGATGGAACAGACATTCGTGATGTTACTCTGAATTCGTTGAGGAGCCAAATTGGGATTGTTCAGCAAGACGTTTTTCTATTCGCAGGAAGTATTCGGGATAATATTGCTTATGGTAAGGGCGACGCATCAGATGAAGAAATAATTGAAGCAGCCAAAAGAGCAAACATCCATGATTTCATTCTGAGCCTAGAACACGGATACGATTCATATGTCGGCGAAAGAGGCGTTATGCTTTCCGGAGGACAAAAACAGAGAATTTCGATTGCCCGAGTGTTCTTGAAGAATCCGCCCCTTCTAATCCTTGATGAAGCTACTTCTGCACTGGACAATGAGACTGAACTTAAGATACAGGAATCTCTTGAAGCTCTCTCGAAGGGACGCACGACCCTTGTAATTGCCCACAGACTTTCGACTATAAAGAATGCCGACGAGATAGTTGTGATAACCAGCGAAGGGATAATCGAAAGAGGTAGCCACGATGAACTTCTTAAGAAGGGCGGACACTATGCAAGACTTTACAGAGCGCAATTTAAGGGCTATATACCCGATATGTGATCGCTTCTTCCCATATTCGAGTATCTGTCGGGTAGACTGAGTGCAGTTGAGACAGATTCTTCGAGGAGTCTTTTCGTGATATTTCTAAACGAATTGCGAAGAAAGTTCTCTCGGCGACTTCTCACCTTTTCAGCTGATCCGAGGTAGCAAGATGCATACGACTTGACAGTGCTGATGGGTAGAGTCTTCCTTCTAGAAGTGATTCGAAGAGTTGTAGTCAATGCACCGTTTCCCGCTAACTAGAACTCCCGGTTTGGAGAAATTGCTTTTCACCACCTCGGCAATTATGGCTTCCAGATTGTCCATTAAGGTTTATTTGTTATACTTGGATGCAGCCGGAGTTCCTTGGAGGGATGCCTATGGATATTGAAAGGGAGTTTCTTTTCAGATGGTATGAACGGCAGCTGCTGGTTGAGGGAGTGACAAGATCTTTCCTTCTGCGACTGTCAGAGGAGACATTCGGCGGACTCTCGGGTAAGATGGAAGAGATGGTAGCGGAATTGTTGATAAGGAGCGGTCTTTCCGGTATTACTAGAGATTTTCCAAGACAAAGAATCCTTCCGTTTTACTCACCTTTGATCTACAGGCAGAAAGAGACTATGGAGTTCAGAGATGGAGATGAAATAAGAATTTCGGAAGATGATGGGAAGAAAATCGTAAGCTTTCCACATACTCTGCCGATAATATTTTCGCCGGTAATTGCCGGAATAGTTTTTTTCTGGTTTATGAATGAGGTTTCAAGTACAACTTCCGTCAAAGGGCTTCCGGTGAATCTCGAGAAAATCTCCCGAAAGGGAAGGGTAATGGTCGTTGGCGCTGGAGGATTAGGAAGTCCTTTAATAAAGACCTTGCTAGATAACGGTATCGATGATATTTGCATCATTGAACCCGGAAAGGTAAAGCTTAACAATTTGCACCGACAAATATT is drawn from Mesotoga sp. BH458_6_3_2_1 and contains these coding sequences:
- a CDS encoding flavodoxin domain-containing protein, with product MSEVVVLYKTKYGNSKKYATWIAEEVGAEIFNVDDFNPDNLHNYDVIVYGGSLYATGIIGLPRIRKSIETLKNKKVIVFSVGASPAKPEVIEDIKTKNFSLEMASFVEFYHLRGGFDFKKLKLRDKILMSMLKMKLEAKKKRGEELTDDEKGMLAAYRIAVDFTSRKAIEPIVESVSRFLEKKD
- a CDS encoding ThiF family adenylyltransferase; protein product: MDIEREFLFRWYERQLLVEGVTRSFLLRLSEETFGGLSGKMEEMVAELLIRSGLSGITRDFPRQRILPFYSPLIYRQKETMEFRDGDEIRISEDDGKKIVSFPHTLPIIFSPVIAGIVFFWFMNEVSSTTSVKGLPVNLEKISRKGRVMVVGAGGLGSPLIKTLLDNGIDDICIIEPGKVKLNNLHRQILYDYGDVGLSKASVLERKLSTYYCGVRAKIYEREFDPVSIKSERPDIVVSCVDNFETRYLINDACYRNGIPFVDSGVEGSSGYVMLRDRSTPCYRCFMGDNRIDTEASRGILAFTTYFGGLLEAALVTSYLNNRNYEGKIFWFDLKKHRFEEITVERREDCPVCSLAKR
- a CDS encoding winged helix-turn-helix domain-containing protein, whose protein sequence is MEMITGYFEIYDLTMAIQFSLNTGPVEKVLKTLGVDYEPATQLMEFRELLLKDVEWSTRMYTTFMNELGVMAPILFPIRQKLQDGMIVKIEESLNVKDEGLELIKDRFIQVFADRRLKISHHDLKKMILEEPQKVSKAVEVIGGTSADTIWFINQLLFFPKTAMDFLSSNTLRILDYYERSGLRELNMDLVKGYIESNSPQKVKDAFLNFLDYYGITLNESKPLYITLQNSVPHTNSGLMTYPTFHLLIMGLEEVTEDFSGRIPEEVRLRSLLKVLSDETRFKILKRLSKEPALQKDLVEFTGLAKSTISYHMGLLFKSSLIDIDPFSSIICVRRETIGRAVADIRNLLNVKEKK
- a CDS encoding GNAT family N-acetyltransferase; protein product: MSRIRMFEEISLNSWPAIDSRFRDGWIIRCAGGYTNRANSVYPLYETFEALNCKIEEVKNFYNSRGLPPMFKLTSDSKPACLDNVLGELGFEEKDRALVMTKIIAGQPCDLSDLDVLSSPEDRWLELFFSLNRRARENQVLAKRLLTLLPPKSTFVLLKKKREFVGCGFAVIQSAFLGLFGIAVRETERRKGYGREMTEKLLEVGRKRGAKIAYLQVDEPNISAISLYSKIGFHEEYQYWYRVGE
- a CDS encoding helix-turn-helix transcriptional regulator, producing the protein MYSLKIIPGYVELVEILMACGFADRKSYFNAVSHDLGLDFEPGRELGEFLDRVNSSENWSIRMAVDVFSEIKDSVIFFCDFPDEPGREIPLEDSIESLANNFEDRASCVVASIMLNNLNLSQEDANKTLQGDLSIVSEAVEKAEDLSENTTWFITQLIKFPRQSKEILLFALGELKKYYDQSGLRKRNRDKVVERLKIFKAEEYEEVAEDFLEFYGIKAREDLPLHLLFQNTLKYSGLKFSSVCNIQLIVFSEHFKQIGEIMNPVITDNTLRLFLRNLSDQTKMQILKAISEDSKYVDELAKLVGLSKATISYHLSTLAELALVTSRKDHRRVYFSLNKERLEKILRRLEMLYDEGES
- a CDS encoding Crp/Fnr family transcriptional regulator, with product MLHSVDFFRDLTFQEREEILSGSRTITYLSNQIIYTPEDRCDSLSIVLKGKLRISKLLPSGQEQIIKHLEKGEVFGEALVFAGRRYASHVVSEEDSEILNIPKEVLLSSFKNQRFLLSYLRSISEKTLNLSGIIEMLSLATVKKKIASYLLELSLEKETHIFKLPCSKKTLANLMGSTREVVSRNFSELQRDGIISMPDRSTVEIRNLKRLEGILFD
- a CDS encoding ABC transporter ATP-binding protein; translated protein: MIRKFIAYYRPHLRLFILDMACAFMIAGIDLVFPRFTTLALDNYIPSGNMRGIVIIAVVMALLFVLRAVFNYVVNYWGHVVGVRMEYNMRKDIFSHLQTLSFSYFDKVRTGKIMSRIVNDLREITELAHHGPEDLFISTVTLVGAFLILMQNDWRLTLVVFAYIPFMIWYGVKKRQKMAKAFRLVRKKIANVNAQLENSISGIRVAQSFTNEEFEKNKFDLGNQEFKESRQFAFKSMAEMTTGIDLMMNMLKVTVLAFGGYLTYSGEITVGGFVAYFLYVDLFLQPIRRLMQFAQQYEDGMSGFERFVEIMETKSSITDSPDAIELTDAKGDIRVEEVSFAYEGGVNVLSNISLHIPAGKMVALVGPSGGGKTTLCHLIPRFYDVTSGKITIDGTDIRDVTLNSLRSQIGIVQQDVFLFAGSIRDNIAYGKGDASDEEIIEAAKRANIHDFILSLEHGYDSYVGERGVMLSGGQKQRISIARVFLKNPPLLILDEATSALDNETELKIQESLEALSKGRTTLVIAHRLSTIKNADEIVVITSEGIIERGSHDELLKKGGHYARLYRAQFKGYIPDM
- a CDS encoding HAD family phosphatase, whose amino-acid sequence is MIRATIFDMDGVIIDSEKIYRKACTQLVNELGGKISVELFERQMGLKMTETQKVVVQTAGLEIEPEEFGRRYMERYLKLARESLVPNPGLVNLLDFLSEKVGLAIASSTEKAAVEELMKKIGVLDYFEIIVGGDEVDESKPSPMIYLRASELLGVNPEECIVIEDSPNGIKSGIGAGMEVLGVRHGENVHLDLSASSHVFDDLYGVKKYLETLLNGKA